TTCGGACTCCAGCACTATCACCATCACCTGATCCAGGTCCACCCGTTGTTTCACCATGCTGACCGCATCGGCCAGGATCAGATCGTCTATCTCCTTGCGCTTGCGGTTCTCCTGATCCAGGGTCCGGGCGATGGCAAAGGCCTCGTCCTGGTTCTCGGTGATCAGCAGCCTCAAGGCCGAATCGGCCTCGCCGATCCTGCCCGCCGCATTGATCCGGGGGGCCAGCATGAACACGATCTGCCCGGAATCCAGCGGCTTCCCGGTAAGGCCGGTCACCTCCAGCAGGGCCCTGATGCCGGGTTTGCTGCTGCTGCGGATCTTCTCCAGCCCGAATTTTGCCAGCACCCGGTTCTCGCCGGTCAGCGGAACGATGTCGGCCAGGGTGCCCAAAGCCACCAGGTCCAGGTTCTCCTGCAGCTGGCCTTCGTCCAGGCCCAAGTGCCGGTAAAGCCCCTGCAGCATCTTGTAGGCCACCCCCACCCCGGCCAGCTCCTTGAACTGATAGCTGCAATCCGAACGTTTGGGATCCAGCACCGCCACCGCATTGGGCAGGCTTTCCTTGGGTTCATGGTGATCGGTTATTATGCATTCTATGCCCAGAGACCGGGCCAGCTCCACCTCCTGATGAGCGGTTATGCCGCAATCCACCGAGACGATCAGTTTGACCCCGCGCTTCCGGGCTTCTTCAACGCCGTTGGAAGAAATGCCGTATCCCTCCTTGGCCCGGCTGGGAAGATACCAGGTGACATCGCCCCCCAGGTATGACAGGGAGCGCCACAACAATGCCGTCCCGGTGATGCCGTCGACATCGTAATCGCCGTAGATCATGACCCTCTCTTTTTCCCGGAGGGCCCTTTCCAGGCGGTCAACGATGACCGCCATACCCTTCATGGTGAATGGGTCATGGCAATCGCTCATCCGGGGGTCCAGGAACAGCCGGGCCTCATCGACGTTTTTTATCCCCCGTACCAGCAGCAGCCGGGCCACCAGGGGGGTCACCTCCAACGAGACCGCCAGCTCCTTGACCAGTTGTTCGTCCCCGCCCTCGGGGAATATCCATTTTCTTTCCATATACCTGCTTTGTTTTTGCTTAAAAAGGGACAGGACCTGTAAGCCGAGTTCTGTATCCCGCCTAAAGGGACGGCGATCATCTCTCTGGTCCCGGCCATACGGTCGGGATCAAGCAACCTACCCTTCCGCCTTCCGAACGGGCCGTCCTTATACCGCTTTTCAGCGGAACGGCGGAATCTATTTGGTCTTGCTCCGGCAGGGGCTTGCCATGCCCTGGAAGTTGTCTTGCCAGGCGGTGAGCTCTTACCTCGCCTTTTCACCCTTACCTTGTAGGGGCGGAATTAAATTCCGCCCCTACAAGGCGGTATATTTTCTGTGGCGCTTTCCG
The nucleotide sequence above comes from Candidatus Edwardsbacteria bacterium. Encoded proteins:
- the recJ gene encoding single-stranded-DNA-specific exonuclease RecJ; this encodes MERKWIFPEGGDEQLVKELAVSLEVTPLVARLLLVRGIKNVDEARLFLDPRMSDCHDPFTMKGMAVIVDRLERALREKERVMIYGDYDVDGITGTALLWRSLSYLGGDVTWYLPSRAKEGYGISSNGVEEARKRGVKLIVSVDCGITAHQEVELARSLGIECIITDHHEPKESLPNAVAVLDPKRSDCSYQFKELAGVGVAYKMLQGLYRHLGLDEGQLQENLDLVALGTLADIVPLTGENRVLAKFGLEKIRSSSKPGIRALLEVTGLTGKPLDSGQIVFMLAPRINAAGRIGEADSALRLLITENQDEAFAIARTLDQENRKRKEIDDLILADAVSMVKQRVDLDQVMVIVLESENWHQGVIGIVASRLVEQFYRPTILIAVDGEKGKGSARSIAAFHLHEALKGCQEHLLGFGGHKYAAGMSIETAKIPEFRQKMNQIAKQTLTSDDLIPTQALDALVDMDEVDSNTVRSFAKFAPFGPGNRHPVLASQQLRVVGSPYIVGKNHLKFKVKQKQRVFDAIGFSLGDLLDEVEDPDATLDMAFVLEENEWQGQKKLQLRLKDIKVR